The nucleotide window AACCGTGCCGGTATTGAGTGGAATCTCCTTCGTTCCGTGAGCGGTTCGGCACCACGCGAGAAACCGATGATTGTCAGCTATTGTGGTTCGCAGCGGCGCGGCAGTCTTGGTCGCAGCGAGGTGCTGCTGGCAGACCTCAATGGCGATCGGCATGTTTTCGATTTCGAGACGTTGCTAGACAACGTCTGCGAGGATCGCGTTCCAAGCGCCGCACCACGACGCCGATCAAAAACGCGCAAGGCTTCTCGCCGGCTCACTCGCAAAAAAGGATATGCGTGCCCTGGCGGGCTTCCAACAACTCGCGTCAGTTCTCAGGCCTGGCAGTCGAGAATATCGCGGTCAATTCCGGCCATTTCGCTGAATTTATTCTTGAGATGACCAACCAATCCCGGTCCTTTGACGATGACGCCTATTTCCGCCCCTCGTGGCTTCCATGGATTGGAGGTTGTCGCGAGCCAGTTAAAACTCGTGATCAGCAAAGTGTCATCGTCCCAGGTGACAAATTTTCCGTGAACCTGATCGACGGCAAACAGTTTTATGCCTACTTCAGAAAGCGCGGCCGCGGTGCGCTCACGCTCTTCTGGTGAGACGCTTTTAGCGAGCTTGTTATGGATGAGCGTTACGGCGACCTGGTTTCTGTCGGTCGCGCGCATCGGCACGAAGACCGAGGTCTCACCGGCCGGCCCCAACAGATCGCAGACGGCGACGATGCTGGAGTTTGCGCTATCACGGGCTTCGCGAACCGCAGCCAGATGCTCATGATCTCTCAGCACCGCCACGCGATGTGGCCCATCGCTCCGCGCGTCAATCCGGCGACATTGATTGCGGAGCTCCGCCAGACGATAGACGTCCTTTGTCCACTTGCCTGATGATGGGATCCGAAGGAACGCCAGCGCCGAAGCAAGTGTGGCCACAACGTGCGGCTCCCGCAGCCTGATCGACACTTCAACTGATCGGTAAAGAGAGGAAAGCCAATTGCACGAGCCGACGTAAGCTTCATAGGATCCGTGAGGCCCCGAATCCGCCAAGACGATCTTGGCATGAGATCCGGTCTCGGTTTCGGCGAAGCGCAGATATGATTTTGTATGTGGAGACAGCTTGTCGAACATCGCCTTCGCTTCTCGAAAATCTTTCAGCGCCTCCTCGTTCAACTCCTCGTTTCGTTGACCCCACAGGAGATCAACTCTCACCTTGCGCTTCGCCGCGGCCTCCAGATCAGGCATCAAACGGCGCACGGCTTCCGTTCCCACGAAGCAGGTATGGATCATGACGAACGATTTCGCATCCGACAGGACGCGTTTCAGCTCCGAGAGATGAGCAGGCCCGCCTACCACGAGATCGTCCGCCGTTACCTCGGCATAGCTATAACCATCTTCCGTTTCCAGTTGGGTTTCGGCACGACCGGTCACTTCTTCAGCAGCTATATCGTCGCCCGCATCCGGCGCGACAGTCGCAGCGTCCACGATCGTTTGGCGAAATTCAGGAGAGGCGTATTGTGGCAGTCCCTCGACCTGGTCACCGGAGATTTGCACCGATGCGAAAAGACGCTGGGCCGTGATCCTGTGGTCGACCCACTCCTCGAAGGTCTCGTCCTCCTTCATGTACAACCGATCGACACTGCCTGTCGGCGACATGGTCAACTTGAAAACCCTGGGTCTCAGAACGAAGGCATTCTCGGGAAGCTTGTCCTTGTGTATGAGGGTGAGATCCTCGGGCTGGAAAAAGCTCATGGTAATCCGCTCCATGCACAAGGTATCGCGCCTGCGCAGGTTACGGGTATCTTCCGGCAGCTTCTTTAGTGCCGCTGCTTTTTTGCCACCTGCCGTCGCTTCAAACGCGACACGGCCGGAGCTCGTGTGAATGTCGACCCATCCGACACCGATCAGCTCGATCAGGCATTCGACAACCAGCCGGAGCGGGACGCCGGAGAGTTCAGCAAGCTCGAGGGAAGTTGCCCGTTCTTGGGCGAGCTTCCACAAGACCATGTGCTCGAATGCACTCCAGGTGCGGCCCTGCTTGACGATATAATCAGCCCGAACCTTGTAGATCGGAATATAGACTGTCATCCGGGCCGTCACTTTTGAGCCCCTCCAAAGTCCTTCGGCTGAATTCGCTTCACTCGGCCGCGCTTCTCCTCTGCGATCAACCACCGCATCAATCTGGTGATGTGAGCAAGCTCGTCCTCCTCGTTCGGTTCCGAAGAGACGTCCACCCG belongs to Bradyrhizobium icense and includes:
- a CDS encoding phospholipase D-like domain-containing protein translates to MTVYIPIYKVRADYIVKQGRTWSAFEHMVLWKLAQERATSLELAELSGVPLRLVVECLIELIGVGWVDIHTSSGRVAFEATAGGKKAAALKKLPEDTRNLRRRDTLCMERITMSFFQPEDLTLIHKDKLPENAFVLRPRVFKLTMSPTGSVDRLYMKEDETFEEWVDHRITAQRLFASVQISGDQVEGLPQYASPEFRQTIVDAATVAPDAGDDIAAEEVTGRAETQLETEDGYSYAEVTADDLVVGGPAHLSELKRVLSDAKSFVMIHTCFVGTEAVRRLMPDLEAAAKRKVRVDLLWGQRNEELNEEALKDFREAKAMFDKLSPHTKSYLRFAETETGSHAKIVLADSGPHGSYEAYVGSCNWLSSLYRSVEVSIRLREPHVVATLASALAFLRIPSSGKWTKDVYRLAELRNQCRRIDARSDGPHRVAVLRDHEHLAAVREARDSANSSIVAVCDLLGPAGETSVFVPMRATDRNQVAVTLIHNKLAKSVSPEERERTAAALSEVGIKLFAVDQVHGKFVTWDDDTLLITSFNWLATTSNPWKPRGAEIGVIVKGPGLVGHLKNKFSEMAGIDRDILDCQA